Proteins co-encoded in one Taeniopygia guttata chromosome 4, bTaeGut7.mat, whole genome shotgun sequence genomic window:
- the EXOC1L gene encoding exocyst complex component 1-like, translated as MSSLVKEDLAKRLFGPRRQRLHEFIEVEGAGAQRYYLCAAVTKNKEVEICMVKHWRVDREEKYEIVEKWFLKDLEMIDGKEADTDNPYFDMHFHKVYNMEAYSCASKYTFARTLNKLNAMYLKKDFKIVNFDDTYLNDDSIWSSSNRDFLVVMRVCFYASNLLCLSLCRFS; from the exons ATGTCCTCGCTGGTGAAGGAGGACCTGGCGAAGAGGCTGTTCGGCCCCCGGCGGCAGAGGCTGCACGAGTTCATCGAGGTGGAGGGCGCGGGAGCCCAGCGCTACTACCTGTGCGCCGCAG taactaaaaataaagaagtagAAATATGTATGGTTAAACACTGGCGCGTGGATCGAGAGGAGAAATATGAAATAGTTGAAAAGTGGTTTTTGAAAGATCTGGAGATGATTGATGGAAAAGAAGCAGATACA gataatCCATATTTTGATATGCATTTCCACAAAGTCTACAATATGGAAGCATATAGTTGTGCATCTAAATACACCTTTGCTCGAACACTAAACAAACTGAATGCCATGTACCTTAAGAAGGACTTCAAGATTGTGAACTTTGATGACACCTACCTAAATGATGATTCAATCTGGTCATCCAGCAATAGAGATTTCTTAGTAGTTATGAGGGTTTGCTTCTATGCTTCCAACCTTTTATGTCTCTCCCTCTGTCGTTTCTCCTAA